From Penaeus chinensis breed Huanghai No. 1 chromosome 29, ASM1920278v2, whole genome shotgun sequence:
ctctatccatctctctctctctctctctctctcctctcctctctctctctctctctctctcttctcaaggaatcccctctctctctctcaaggaacttcccctctctcctctcaagatcactctctctctctcaagggatctccccctcctctctctcaagattctctctctctctctcaagggtctctctctttctctcaaggatctctctctctcgctctctcactcactctctctctctctctcctctctcctctctctctctctctctctctctctctttcggccaTCTGGTGACCTTGAATTGTTTCATATATTATTAGAGTCTGAGGttcgaagtatgtgtgtgtgcacatgtgtgtgtgtttatgtgtgtttgtgagtgtgtgtgtgtatatgtgtgtatgtatgagtctgtgtgatgcataaatgtatatacacacatttatatgtgtgtatgtatgcatatatatgtatatatatatatatatatatatatatatatatatatatacatatatatatatacacacacacatatatacatatatacatatatatatatacatatgtatatacatacatacatacacatatatatatatatatatatatatatatatatatatatatatttgtgaaatatgtaaatgtgtatatatatatatatatatatatgtgcctgtgtgtatatatatatatatatatatatatatatatatatatacattatatatacattttttgcttgtgtatgtctgtgtgagtacGTGTATACAGAGGCGGCTACACATGCACCTGTTTCTAATACCTGCCATAAGAAAGGGAGACGATCAGCATGTTGACGGCTGCGACTCCACTCGCAACATGATTTATGTGACATTCGCTCCCATGGCGTTAAGGGTTACGAAGACTCAGCTGGCCTCCGGGTCGGGCTGTCGCTTCTTgagtcccctccccaccctcctcttcttcctctctttcatctcttctgtctctcctttattcccttctcctctgcctttaAAAGTCCTTTGCTCCCTCTTTAGCTTCTTCTATTGTGTTACCCTTTCTACTTTATTTCACCTCTCCTATCtggtttttattcctttctcctcatttaatcgcttctctaacccccccccctccccatcctctgaccctacctttacccccccccccccccatctcgtaAGGACAGCTGGTTATGATTTAAAAATTCCCGGATGTATGACAGGTTCTGACGTTGCATTCTGACATGAATTAAAGTGAATGAATTTCTAACACTTCAAGAAGGATATAGACCGACGTGATAAAAACtacttttgttttgtgaatttgtaaaaaaggaaaaaaaaaaaagaaaaagaaaaaaaaatgtgacaaagatagaaagtataagagagaaagaaaaaaaatgtatatgagagGGAAAGTCAGTAATATATAGGTgaacaataaatacaaatgaaaatagatattcaTCGCCATTACAACGTGAGAACAGTGAGCTTGGGAACAATCTTGGGAAGTGAACTTGAGAACAGTGACCTTGGGAACAGTGAACCTGAGAACAGTGAGCTTAAGAACAGTGAACTTGGGAAAAGTGAACTTGAGAAAAGTGAACCTGAGAAAAGTGAACTTGGGAAAAGTGAACTTGAGAATAGTGAACTTGAGAAAAGTGAACTTGAGATCAGTGAACTTGAGAACAGTGAACTTGGGAACAGTGAACTTGAGAACAGTGAACTTGAGAACAGTGAACTTCAGAACAGTGAACATGGGAACAGTGAAATTGAGAACAGTGAACTTGAGAACAGTGAATTTGGGAACAGTGAACTTGAGAACAGTGAACCTGAGAACAGTGAACTTGAGAACAGTGAACTTCAGAACAGTGAACCTGAGAACAGTGAACTTGAGAACAGTGAACTTGAGAACAGTGAACTTGAGAACAGTGAACTTGAGAACAGTGAATTTGAGAACAGTGAACTTGAGAACAGTGAACTTGGGAACAGTGAACTTGAGAACAGTGAACTTGAGAACAGTGAACTTGAGAACAGTGAACTCGAGAATAGTGAACATGGGAACAGTGAAATTGAGAACAATGAACTTGAGAACAGTGAATTTGGGAACAGTGAACTTGAGAACAGTGAACCTGAGAACAGTGAACTTGAGAACAGTGAACCTGAGAACAGTGAACTTGAGAACAGTGAACTTGAGAACAATGAACTTGAGAACAGTGAACTTGAGAACAGTGAACTTGAGAACAGTGAACTTGAGATCAGTGAACTTGAGAACAGTGAACTTGAGAACAGTGAACTTGAGAACAGTGAACTTGAGAACAGTGAACTTGAGAACAGTGAACTTGGGAACAGTGAACTTGAGAACAGTGAACTTGAGAACAGTGAACTTGAGAACAGTGAACTTGAGAACAGTGAAATTGAGAACAGTGAACTTGAGAACAGTGAACTTGAGATCAGTGAACTTGAGATCAGTGAACTTGAGAACAGTGAACTTGGGAACACTGAACTTGAGAACAGTGAACTTGAGAACAGTGAACTTGAGAACAGTGAACTCGAGAATAGTGAACTTGGGAACAGTGAACTTGAAATCAGTGAACTTGAGAACAGTTAACTTGGGAACAGTGAACTTGAGAACAGTGAACTTGAAATCAGTGAATTTGAAATCAGTGAACTTGAGAACAGTGAACTTGGGAAAGTCAACAGTGAACAATGATCgataacataacaataaacacaaacgaCTCTGTCAAGTTTATAGGAACATTCTTGACACTTCCAATGTCATGCTATTCTCTAAGATTTATCAAATAAGGACATTTATCTACGCTCTAGAAAGCTCTTCATCTATTATCTGTTCGTCTTTATTCatttctcattaaaaaaaaaaaaaaaaaaaaaaaaaaaaaaaaaaatcccatacctatatatatcctcAGTCTGTTTCACTGAAAAAAATAGAACGTCTATCTTTATTTCTGATTTTACTCACTTGtccttttttttagaaaaaaagagaaaaataatggtaataataataataataaataaataaatagaaatataatttaaaaaaaaaaaacaccataccTTTTAAaattggttgaaaaaaaaaaaattaaataaaaatgaatgagggAAGTTGGTTCGATCAAGCTCTTATCAGCTCCTCTTTCCACTAAGGAGATTGCCAAGTTGAATGTTCTCTCGCCAGCTCAGCCCCGCGCGCACACGGAAATTACGACCACAGGCTATAGAGAGACGTGTCGGGCCGGGACCTTCCTGTtattaattcacttttttttttatttatttacccctgcccctctctctctctctcacacacacacagtcactctctctgactctctctctctctttctctgactctctctttctctctctctctctctctctctctctctctctctctttctttctctctctctctctctcactatcactatctcccccccccctctctctctctctctctctcccttctctctccctctctctctccctctctctctgtctgtctcatctactcttctctctctctcttctctctctctctctctctctctctctctctctctctctctctctctctctctctctctttctctctctctctctttctctctttctatctcactcactcactcactctctctttctctctcacttactcactcactcactctctctctctctctctctctctctctctctctctctctctctctctctctctctctctctctctctcactatcactatctccccccccccctctctctctctctctccctctctctgtccctctctctctccctctctctctctgtctgtctcatctaacctttctccctttttccctttccctcactcaccATCTTTAGCAAACATACTCAAACTATGACAGCGACGCACTTACTCATATTCAAGGTCGTAAACATGTTTTAAGTATCCCTAAAGGCACGCGTTCACTCtgctgtggatatatataaattccaaaaATAGTCATCAAACaacttaaaagaaataataatattcgtaataatcattaaaaaaaagataatcagtcCCTTGCTCTTTCTTCACTCAGTGTGGTCACGGCACCTGCTCACTCGGAACTACGTGGCTAATGCTGAGGGTACTTCGCCAAATATACCTCGTCTTTGTCACGATCATTCTGTTTCCGATTCTTCGCTACACGCAGACGCATGTGCGTTCGTTCATGTTGAGGTATGTGCTAAGGCACTGAGTAAGCGTGTTTGACtgtgcccacacacaaacatttatgtatatatgtatatatataaatatatatatatttatatgtatatatatatatgtgtatatataaatatatatatatatacatatatatatatatgtatatatacatacatatatatacatacatatatacacatatgtatatgtgtacacacacacacacacatatatataaatacatatatatatatatatatatatatatatatatatatatatatatatatatatatgtgtgtgtgtgtgtgtgtgtgtgtgtgtatatatatatatatatatatatatatatatatatgtatatatgtacatatatacatacatatatatacatacatatatacacatatgtatatgtgtacacatacacacacacacacacttatatatatatatatatatatatatatatatatatatatatatatatatacacatacatgcacatatgtatatgtatacacacacacacacacacagacacacacatacacacacacacacacacacacacacacacaaacactcacacaaatatatgtgtgcatatatctatctatctatctatatatatatatgtgtgtatgtgtgtgtgtttgtgtgtgtgtgtgtgtgtgtgtgtgtatgtgtgtgtgtgtgtttgtgtgtccatataaatatgtgcatatatgtgtatatgtatatgtatatatatatatatatatatatgtatatatatgtatatatatgtatatatatatgtgtatgtgtgtgtgtgtgtgtgtgtgcacacatatacatatgtgtatatatgtgtatatgtatatgtatatatgtgtgtgtgtgtgtgtgtgtgtgtgtgtgtatacttatacatatgtgtatatgtgtgtatatgtatttatatatatttatatatatatatgtatatatatatatatatatgaaatatgtgtgtgtgtaagtgtgtgtgtgtgtgtgtgtgtgtgtgtgtgtgtgtacatatgtgtatatgtgtgtgtatatatgtatatgtatatatatatgtatatatgcatgtatatatatacattttttttttttttttttttgtagccccGGGTGAGGGGATTCGAATCCGCAaccggattatatatatatatatatatatatatatatatatatatatatatatatatatacgtatatatatgtatatatatatatatatatatacgtatatatatatgtatatatatatatatatatatatatatatatatatatatatatatgttgaagacAGTTTCATGGATCCGTTATTTGTAAACCTGACCAGCCGCCCTTTCCTTCTGTGAACCATAAACAGACCCGCCCTTCCCTTGCCCCGAGAGTGACGCTCGCGCAAAAAGGCCGATGTGTGTCCGTGAGATCTGGTGCCATCACGCAGCAACAGTCCGTCTGCGGGAGAGAAATGTACACAGACCAGCCAGGTAAGGGTCTCTTAGCGGAAATCTTGTTGTAAACACTTGCAGGTGGTTATGATAAAGGAGTTGTAACCTGGGGCctgttcccgttttctatttgttcctcgttttctgtttttggttcttgctatttatatatctgtctgtctgtatgaccttattttttctctttcccttctctcattttgtctgactgatttctttctccctccttctctctctctctctctctctctctctctctctctctctctctctctctctctctctctctctctctctctctctctctctctctctctctctcctctctctcctctctctctctctctctctctctctctctctctctctctctctctctctctctctctctctctctctctctctctctctctctctctctctctctctctctctctctctctctctctctctctctgctacaatTAAACTAAACCTATTATATTATTTCTTCTACACTCTTGCCCCTACCTCGccacatagaaaaagaaaaactcgcGGTAAAAAATGTGTAATgcgacaaaaaaaagggaaaaatctatGCGAGAAAATATTCAAAGCATTCTTGCGAGTACCCAGCTATCATCAAGACCAACGGGCTGATCAATGACCCTTTCCACAAAAACTATCAAGTGTAGAATGATATAATATAGTCATTTGCGCcatcttcctcgttttttttttttttttttatgcaataaaGAGAGTAACTTGATTATCTATACCATGGATACATTCTCTCAAAGATCACTAGGAAATTGCTAAAACTGAATAGGCTTGAATAcgctttttacctttctctttctctttctctctctctctgcgtgtgtgtgtgtgtctctctctttctttctgtctctctctctctatctatctatctatctatctatctctctttctctctgtgtctctctctttctgtctgtctgtctgtctgtctgtctctgtctctctctctatatctatctatttctctttctctctgtgtctctctctttctttctttctctctctctctctctctctctctctctctctctctctctctctctctctttctctctctctctctctctctctctctctctctcttctctctctctctctctctctctctctctctctctctctctctctctctctctctctctctctctctctctctctctctctctctctctctctctctctctctctctctctctctctctctctctctctctctctctctctctctctctctctctctctctccctcactctctctcactctcactctctctcactctcactctctctcactctctctttctctctatctatctatctatctgtgtctctttctttctttctgcctgtctcttctctctctctctctctctctcttctctctctctctctctctctctctctctctctctctcgtctctctctctttctctctatctatctatctacctctctgtgtctctttctttctttctttctgtcttctttctgtctctctctctctctctctctctctctcactctctctctcgtctctctcatctcatctctctctctctctctctctctctctctctctctctcactctctctctcttcactctcactctctctcactctctcttctctctatctatctatctatctgtgtctctttctttctttctgcctctctctctctctctctctctcgtctctctctctctctctctctctctctctctctctctctctcactctctctttctctctatctatctatctacctctctgtgtctcttctttctttttctgtctttctgtctctctctctctctctctctctctctctctctccttctctctctctctctctctctctctctctctctctctctctctctctctctctctctctctctctctctctctctctctctctctttttctccctccccccctctctctctcctctctctctctctctctctctctcctctcttctctctctctctctctctctctctctctctctctctctctctctctctctctttctcccccccccctctctctctctctctctctctctctctctctctctctctctctctctctctctctctctctctccctccctccctccctccctccctccctccctccctccacccccttctttctcctcccacccctccccttccacctcgctCTGTCGCCGCCCTCCATCCCCGAGAAGTACTGCCAAGGGAAACATTGACTCACCGCTTACGTTCGGAGCGAAGATCACCTGTGCCTTCTTCTACATTCCCCTTCAGAGTGACTGCCCTTGTATCTATCGctgttttgtgttttctttcagtctcttagtcttttttttttttttccgttgttcCTATCTGCCGATCTTTCAGTCTATTGTAGTGTTCTTATCTGTCAGtccgacaatttttttttttggttttatgccTTTGGATTGGATGTATTTTTTCTAGtgatatgtgttgttgtttttatcttatcttttattcgttgtttattcttattttaatgttttgttatgtTATCTTTCCATTGTTCGTTGTATCCGGTCATTTTTACGTGGgtacatcctctctttctctctattattcttatctttcgtctttttacttattttcttgccTCACTTCTCCTTCATAAGTATTTTCTACTTTTGTCCCCACTAAATTTCGTTTCTTTTGCTCCCCCTTTTTTAATATTCAACCTTTCATTAATTATCATATTCTCTTTCCTACGTTTATCCTTCGACTTTTTTACCTGTTATCCTTCCGCATCTGCCTGCTTCCTTCCCTTGTCAATtcgtcttatttcttatttctttctctctcctaatcatctaaaaaagtataataagtatgaaaaaggacaaaattatgaatatgggtatgagtattattattattattattattattatcaatattattattaatattattattattattattattattattattattacttctactactactactactattactactattattattattactattaattatattgttgttatttttatcattgtcattattaacactattcttattctttattattattattattgttattattactattattatttttactatcattattgtcatcattatcattatcattattttcattatcatcattattattataactattattatcattattactattgttggtgtttttattattattatcatcattactattattattaatattattattattatcattattattgttatcataattatcattattatggttattattcttataattactattattactattattattattattattattattataattattgatatttttattattattatcatcattattattattgccattatcaatattatcataattgttaacattataaatattattgatattgttattattactattattatcatcactttcattattatagttcttgttgttattcttattatcataatacaatGATAGAAAGAACAATAtcaagaataatagtagtaatattaaccataacaataatagtgatgataataattatgagagtgataatgatgataatgataataataataataatgcaaagaataatagtataataatgataataataataataaaaataataataataataataataataataataacgacagtaataatgacaataataatgataataataaaaataataataatcataataataccttTGTTGacattaactgtaataataatgttaatgatgataatagtagtagtagtagtagaaatgataataataataataataagaagaagaatacaaataataagagcaatagttataacaataatagtaataccaatagtaataataatgataataataataataataataataataataactataatgataataataataataataatgataataatgataataataataataatgataataataataacaatgatgataatgataatatcaatgatgttgttgacggaataatgataataatgaggatgctgatagtaataatgataatgataacattgatcataatgataataataataataataataatattggtgataataataataataatattggtgataataatcataataataacaaatataaaatcataataataataatcatattaataatgatatccataacaatgaaatataataatcataataatcataatcatattaatagttgtatcaataataatagtaattttaataataataataataacaataataataataatgatgataataacaataattataatggtaataataataataatgataataataataatgataataatgatatcattaatgataccaattataacagcaacaacaataataatggtaataatgatgacagacaTAAAGTCAATTGCAAGTGGACGTAAGGCCATGGGCGTGAAGCCGTGGGCGTGAAGCCGTGGGCGTGAAGCCGTGGGCGTGAAGCCGTGGGCGTGAAGCCGTGGGCGTGGGCAGGCGGGTGGGCGTGAAGCCGTAGGCGTGGGCAGGCGGGTGGGCGTACTGGGCAGAGGGAGCGAGAGTGGTTGTACGTCACGACCTTGGGCTGTTTTCCTCCGACTGCGGCAAACGGGACCAAAATACTCAAGCGGTCGGCCAGCGCTCTGtattgtctcctcttcctctcccgtctcGCTGTggccctctgtctgtttgtctgtctttctgcctgtctagtTTGTTAGTttgaatgtatgtttgtctgtctgttctctctttctctctctctcactatctctcactatctctctctttctctctctctctctctctctctctctctctctctctctctctctctctctctctctctctctctctctctctctctttctctctctctctctacctctgaatttctgtctgtctgtacacacacacacacacacacacacacacacacacacacacacacacacacacacacacacacacacacacatacacacacatacacacacacacacacacacacatacatatatatatatatatatatatatatatatatatatatatatatatatatttctatatatataaatatatatatgtatatatacacacacccatatgtgtatatatataaatatgtgtgtgtgtatacatatatgtgtatatgtatgtgtatgtatgtatatatatatatatatatatatatatatatatatatatatatatatgcatatatatatatgtatatgcatatatatatatgtatatatgtatgtatgtatgtatatatgtatgtttgtatgtatgtatgtacgtatgcatgcatatatatatatatatatatatatatatatatatatatatatatatatatatatatatatatatatatatatatttgtgtgtgtgtgtgagtgtatgtgtgtatgtgtgtgtgtttgtgtgtgtgtgtgtgtgtgtgtgtgtgtgtgtgtgtgtgtgtgtgtgtgtg
This genomic window contains:
- the LOC125040415 gene encoding uncharacterized protein YFR016C-like, with the translated sequence MKIDIHRHYNVRTVSLGTILGSELENSDLGNSEPENSELKNSELGKSELEKSEPEKSELGKSELENSELEKSELEISELENSELGNSELENSELENSELQNSEHGNSEIENSELENSEFGNSELENSEPENSELENSELQNSEPENSELENSELENSELENSELENSEFENSELENSELGNSELENSELENSELENSELENSEHGNSEIENNELENSEFGNSELENSEPENSELENSEPENSELENSELENNELENSELENSELENSELEISELENSELENSELENSELENSELENSELGNSELENSELENSELENSELENSEIENSELENSELEISELEISELENSELGNTELENSELENSELENSELENSELGNSELEISELENS